The Xenopus tropicalis strain Nigerian chromosome 2, UCB_Xtro_10.0, whole genome shotgun sequence genome window below encodes:
- the smim12 gene encoding small integral membrane protein 12 isoform X1, with translation MWPVLWAAARTYAPYITFPVAFVVGAVGYQLEWFIRGTPEQPVEELSILEKREERTLQETMGKDVTQVLSLKEKLEFTPKAVLNRNRQEKS, from the coding sequence ATGTGGCCTGTTCTGTGGGCAGCAGCAAGGACCTATGCTCCATATATTACTTTTCCTGTGGCATTTGTAGTAGGAGCGGTTGGTTACCAACTGGAGTGGTTTATCCGTGGGACCCCAGAACAGCCTGTGGAAGAACTGAGTATTCTAGAAAAAAGAGAGGAGAGGACTCTGCAGGAGACGATGGGGAAGGATGTTACACAGGTTTTAAGTCTAAAGGAGAAGCTGGAATTTACACCAAAAGCTGTACTGAACCGCAACAGACAAGAGAAGAGTTAG